A stretch of the Teretinema zuelzerae genome encodes the following:
- a CDS encoding helix-turn-helix domain-containing protein: MNAKEPKQSSTQRELSSFHMSWESEQELWNLVRRGDAESLRQRSPSFESWGIGRIAKTDVRQEKNLFIASVTLATRAAVEGGVPVEYAYTLSDEAINAAENLSTDDAVRDFKRKSLVDFALLVRRYRTPRPLSAEIARCVDYISKHLTEDITLDALAAAVNLSPTHVSRKFRRETGFAFTIWLRRERVREACRLMLHSSLAIPDIAAHLGFSSQSYFTVCFKRETGATPGRWLQEHRGV; the protein is encoded by the coding sequence ATGAATGCGAAAGAACCGAAACAATCGAGCACTCAACGGGAACTCAGCAGCTTTCACATGAGCTGGGAAAGCGAACAAGAATTGTGGAACCTGGTTCGCCGCGGAGACGCAGAATCGCTGCGGCAGCGCTCTCCAAGCTTCGAATCCTGGGGAATCGGACGGATCGCGAAGACCGATGTCCGGCAGGAAAAAAACCTTTTCATTGCATCTGTAACGCTTGCCACGAGGGCAGCGGTGGAAGGCGGGGTTCCGGTCGAATATGCCTACACCCTCAGCGACGAAGCGATCAACGCCGCGGAAAATCTTTCAACAGACGATGCCGTGCGGGATTTCAAGCGCAAGAGCCTCGTCGATTTTGCCCTGCTTGTCCGCCGCTATCGCACGCCGCGGCCGCTATCCGCAGAAATCGCCCGCTGCGTCGACTACATTTCCAAACATCTGACGGAAGATATTACGCTCGACGCGCTCGCCGCCGCGGTTAACCTGAGCCCGACCCATGTGAGCAGAAAATTCCGCCGGGAAACCGGGTTCGCGTTCACGATCTGGCTCCGCCGCGAGCGTGTCCGCGAGGCGTGCCGGCTGATGCTCCATTCGTCTTTGGCGATACCGGACATCGCGGCCCATCTGGGTTTTTCGTCGCAGAGTTATTTTACGGTCTGTTTCAAAAGGGAGACGGGGGCGACCCCGGGTCGATGGTTGCAGGAACATCGGGGGGTGTAA
- the leuC gene encoding 3-isopropylmalate dehydratase large subunit, with product MGKTLLDKVWDLHRTATLPSGEDQLFIGLHLIHEVTSPQAFAMIQERGCAVSRPDLTVATVDHIVPTRSVSRPLEDELAEEMLRALERNTAENGIRFFNWGSGKQGIVHVVGPEQGLTQPGMTIVCGDSHTATHGAFGAIAFGIGTSQIRDVLATQTLAVGKPKVRRIVFTGAPGKGVSAKDYILALIARLGVNGGIGYAYEYAGEAIEALDMEGRLTLCNMSIEGGAKCGYVNPDRVTVEYLRGKPFAPSGPAFEQAAEFWLSMASDPDACYDDEVSIDVSSLEPQVTWGINPGQGIAVTASLPFPESFPDGAETARAAYAHMGLTPGKPIIGTKIDVAFIGSCTNGRLSDLRSAAGILKGRRVAPGVRAFVVPGSEQVKAAAELEGLDRIFMDAGFEWRGAGCSMCLAMNPDRLSGRELSASSSNRNFIGRQGSASGRTMLMSPAMVAAAAVRGEICDVREYMP from the coding sequence ATGGGAAAAACCCTTCTGGATAAGGTATGGGATCTTCATCGCACGGCGACGCTGCCGTCGGGAGAAGATCAGCTTTTCATCGGTCTTCATTTGATTCACGAAGTAACATCGCCGCAGGCGTTTGCAATGATACAAGAGCGCGGATGCGCCGTGTCCCGTCCCGATTTGACGGTCGCGACCGTCGATCACATTGTGCCGACCCGGAGCGTCTCGCGCCCGCTGGAAGACGAGCTTGCCGAGGAGATGCTGCGCGCCCTTGAACGGAACACGGCGGAAAACGGAATCCGTTTTTTCAATTGGGGAAGCGGCAAACAGGGAATCGTCCATGTCGTAGGTCCCGAGCAGGGCCTCACCCAGCCGGGCATGACCATCGTGTGCGGAGATTCGCATACGGCGACCCACGGAGCCTTCGGCGCCATCGCTTTCGGCATCGGGACGAGCCAGATACGGGACGTTCTGGCGACTCAAACTCTTGCGGTCGGAAAACCCAAGGTCCGGCGGATTGTGTTCACCGGTGCGCCCGGCAAGGGCGTGAGCGCGAAAGACTATATCCTTGCCCTGATCGCCCGGCTGGGCGTGAACGGCGGCATCGGATACGCCTATGAATACGCGGGCGAGGCGATAGAAGCCCTGGATATGGAGGGGCGCTTGACGCTCTGCAATATGAGCATCGAGGGCGGCGCTAAATGCGGATACGTGAATCCCGACCGCGTTACCGTCGAGTATCTGCGCGGGAAGCCCTTCGCTCCCTCGGGGCCGGCCTTCGAACAAGCCGCCGAGTTCTGGCTTTCCATGGCGTCCGATCCGGACGCCTGCTACGACGACGAGGTGTCTATCGACGTTTCAAGCCTCGAGCCTCAGGTTACCTGGGGCATCAATCCGGGGCAGGGAATCGCGGTTACCGCTTCTCTTCCCTTTCCCGAGTCCTTTCCCGACGGCGCCGAAACGGCCCGCGCCGCCTATGCCCATATGGGATTAACTCCAGGCAAACCGATAATAGGAACAAAGATCGACGTTGCCTTCATCGGCAGCTGTACCAACGGAAGGCTTTCAGACCTCCGCTCCGCCGCCGGAATTCTCAAGGGGCGCCGCGTCGCGCCCGGAGTACGCGCCTTCGTCGTTCCGGGCTCGGAGCAGGTGAAGGCCGCCGCTGAACTCGAGGGCCTCGACCGGATTTTCATGGACGCGGGCTTCGAGTGGAGAGGTGCCGGGTGTTCGATGTGCCTCGCGATGAATCCCGACCGGCTTTCGGGAAGAGAGCTTTCCGCTTCGTCTTCTAACCGCAATTTCATCGGAAGGCAGGGATCCGCCTCGGGTAGAACCATGCTGATGAGTCCCGCCATGGTCGCGGCCGCGGCGGTTCGTGGCGAAATCTGCGATGTACGGGAGTATATGCCATGA
- a CDS encoding SDR family NAD(P)-dependent oxidoreductase, translated as MNKPLEGKTALVTGSSRGVGRLIAKGLAELGCSTVFCHGRTEGACEGVALDVKNAGARAVIAAAELSKPDEVERLAQSILASGGVDILYNNAAVMHPWRESVGELTMEDWAWSFQVNVFAPARLTAALLPPMIEKNWGRIVNLTSGIDKTPQLACYGASKHALDKWTDDLAAALTGTNVIASLLDPGWLKTDLGGANADNEPETVLPGALVPALLPDGSESGRFFRAQELRSFTLPE; from the coding sequence ATGAATAAACCGCTTGAAGGAAAAACAGCGCTCGTAACAGGATCGAGCAGAGGGGTCGGCAGACTCATCGCGAAGGGGCTTGCCGAACTCGGCTGCAGTACGGTGTTCTGCCACGGAAGGACAGAGGGCGCATGCGAAGGAGTCGCGCTCGATGTAAAGAACGCAGGAGCGCGCGCAGTCATCGCCGCCGCTGAACTGTCGAAACCGGATGAGGTCGAACGACTCGCGCAATCGATACTCGCCTCCGGCGGAGTCGATATATTGTACAACAACGCAGCCGTCATGCACCCCTGGCGCGAAAGCGTAGGCGAATTAACAATGGAAGACTGGGCATGGTCGTTCCAGGTGAACGTCTTCGCGCCGGCGCGCCTCACCGCTGCCCTGCTCCCGCCCATGATTGAAAAAAACTGGGGACGCATCGTCAACCTCACGTCCGGAATCGACAAAACGCCGCAGCTCGCTTGCTACGGCGCGTCGAAGCATGCCCTCGACAAGTGGACCGACGATCTTGCGGCAGCCCTCACGGGAACGAACGTCATTGCGAGCCTCCTCGATCCGGGCTGGCTGAAAACCGACCTTGGAGGAGCGAACGCGGACAACGAGCCGGAAACGGTGTTGCCCGGCGCCCTCGTTCCGGCTTTGCTGCCGGACGGCTCCGAATCGGGACGTTTTTTCCGCGCGCAGGAACTCCGCTCCTTTACATTGCCTGAATAA
- the ilvB gene encoding biosynthetic-type acetolactate synthase large subunit, translated as MNAQRMTGAQAILASCEQHGVTHIFGYPGGANIPMFDALIDSPVKLVLSRHEQGAVHMADGFARASGKVGVALVTSGPGATNAVTGLLTAHMDSVPLIVICGQTITANLGLDAFQEADVSGISYPVVKYSYLVKKASSLPAVMKEAFHLATTGRPGPVLIDVPKDVSAALIDADFSVPMDLPGYRVKSGYDEAAVEKAAALLGAASRPVLLVGHGALISGAKDEIRRLAEKLRIPVVSTLLGKGCFPEDHELSLGMLGMHGTAYANMAVRDCDLIMSIGSRFDDRITGNAKTFCKNAKKIHVDIDASEQDRQVKVDVFIHADAGEAAAAILSLASPGDTSAWIETVTGFKRDYPLEYPKDALSARMVIDRIHALSKGNAVVTTDVGQHQMWAAQFYKTRSPRDWISSGGAGTMGFGFPAAIGAQLARPGELVVAIVGDGGFQMTEFELSTAMLQKTPVKILIIDNKYLGMVRQWQDIFFNNRLSGVTMDNNPDFVMLAQAYGMKGFRISSVDEVDSILSAALNHDGPCVIHAEVSREDNVFPMIPAGAEYSAMLLSRPDGPVEKPKGST; from the coding sequence ATGAACGCTCAACGAATGACCGGCGCGCAGGCGATTCTTGCTTCCTGCGAACAGCACGGAGTGACTCATATTTTCGGGTATCCCGGCGGGGCGAACATTCCGATGTTCGACGCCCTGATCGATTCGCCGGTCAAGCTGGTCCTGTCCCGCCATGAGCAGGGCGCCGTCCATATGGCAGACGGCTTCGCCCGCGCTTCGGGAAAAGTCGGCGTCGCTCTGGTCACCAGCGGTCCCGGCGCTACGAACGCCGTCACCGGCTTGCTGACCGCGCACATGGACTCGGTTCCCCTCATCGTGATCTGCGGGCAGACGATCACCGCGAATCTCGGCCTGGACGCCTTCCAGGAAGCCGATGTTTCCGGAATCAGCTACCCGGTCGTTAAATACTCCTATCTCGTTAAAAAAGCTTCGAGCCTTCCCGCGGTGATGAAAGAAGCCTTCCATCTCGCGACTACCGGAAGGCCCGGCCCCGTGCTCATCGATGTTCCCAAGGACGTATCGGCAGCCCTCATCGATGCCGATTTTTCAGTTCCCATGGATCTGCCCGGCTACCGCGTAAAAAGCGGATACGACGAAGCCGCTGTAGAAAAAGCGGCCGCACTGCTCGGCGCCGCCTCGCGCCCCGTCCTTCTCGTCGGCCACGGCGCGCTGATTTCCGGGGCGAAGGATGAAATCCGCCGCCTCGCGGAAAAGCTGCGGATTCCCGTCGTATCGACCCTCCTCGGGAAGGGCTGCTTCCCGGAAGACCATGAGCTGTCCCTGGGAATGCTCGGCATGCACGGTACCGCGTACGCGAACATGGCAGTCCGCGATTGCGACCTCATCATGTCGATAGGCTCCCGCTTCGACGACCGGATTACCGGGAACGCGAAAACCTTTTGCAAGAACGCGAAAAAGATCCATGTCGATATCGATGCTTCGGAACAGGACCGCCAGGTGAAGGTAGATGTGTTCATTCACGCTGACGCCGGAGAAGCCGCCGCGGCGATTCTCTCGCTCGCTTCTCCCGGAGATACGTCCGCCTGGATCGAGACTGTGACGGGATTCAAGAGGGACTATCCGCTCGAGTATCCGAAGGACGCGCTATCCGCCCGCATGGTCATCGACCGCATCCACGCCTTGTCCAAGGGAAACGCCGTCGTAACCACCGACGTCGGACAACATCAGATGTGGGCCGCCCAGTTCTATAAAACGCGTTCTCCCCGGGATTGGATCAGCTCCGGCGGCGCCGGAACGATGGGCTTCGGCTTTCCCGCCGCGATCGGCGCCCAGCTTGCCCGTCCCGGAGAGCTCGTCGTCGCGATCGTAGGGGACGGCGGCTTTCAAATGACGGAGTTCGAGCTTTCCACCGCTATGCTTCAAAAAACGCCCGTAAAGATTTTGATCATCGACAATAAATACCTCGGAATGGTCAGACAGTGGCAGGACATATTCTTCAACAACCGGCTTTCGGGCGTAACGATGGACAATAATCCGGACTTCGTGATGCTCGCCCAAGCCTACGGCATGAAGGGCTTCAGGATTTCCTCCGTCGACGAAGTCGATTCGATTCTCTCCGCCGCGCTCAACCACGACGGCCCCTGCGTCATCCATGCCGAAGTGTCCCGCGAGGACAACGTTTTCCCGATGATTCCGGCCGGCGCCGAATACAGCGCCATGCTGTTGTCCCGACCGGACGGGCCCGTAGAAAAACCGAAAGGGAGCACCTGA
- a CDS encoding potassium/proton antiporter: MVLFLSLLIILSILASKVSSRFGLPLLIGFILIGIIVGSDVLNLVYFDNADLTKRVADILLIFIIFEGGFRITRGEFRSVAGPSLTLATLGVALTSGILGLIIHFALGFDLIYSLLISSIISSTDAAAVFMITRSNPIKSKLASTLNIESAANDPMAIILTVTFIQIAMQSFRSPLIAILSLLWQFAGGIIIGYLAFRISMFVFHHLNSESRGNYNILMLGCILFAYGISDALKANGIIAVFFMGYWLGNANFPAKRSVSGFLESIAAMFNIALFIMLGLLAFPHRFAAVWKEALIIVAVMMFVARPFALFISTIPFKYSAKEKVFLMWGGIKGAVPIVLATYPLASGLDSSGFIFDVIFFAVFLSCIIQGTTLGLLAKAFSFTERRRLESPHTIELHSLRSSNVEMAEVRVDENSPCIDRPISEMNLDKDLLISSIVRDGQIVLPKGSTVVKANDILYVLAPSAKVNELAVKLNGV, encoded by the coding sequence ATGGTTCTCTTTCTTTCTCTGTTGATAATTCTGTCGATACTGGCCTCCAAGGTGAGCTCGCGCTTTGGGCTTCCGCTTCTCATCGGATTCATACTGATAGGAATCATCGTCGGCAGCGATGTTCTCAATCTCGTGTATTTCGACAACGCTGATCTGACGAAACGCGTCGCGGACATTCTGTTGATATTCATCATCTTCGAGGGAGGATTCCGCATTACGCGGGGAGAATTTCGCAGCGTGGCCGGGCCGTCGCTTACGCTCGCGACGCTCGGAGTCGCCCTTACTTCCGGAATCCTCGGTTTGATCATCCATTTCGCGCTCGGCTTCGATCTTATTTATTCTCTCCTGATTTCCTCTATCATTTCATCGACAGACGCCGCCGCGGTTTTTATGATTACCCGGAGCAATCCCATCAAATCGAAGCTCGCGAGTACTCTTAATATTGAATCGGCCGCGAACGACCCGATGGCGATCATCCTTACAGTAACATTCATACAGATCGCCATGCAGTCGTTCCGGTCCCCCCTGATCGCGATTCTCTCTCTCTTGTGGCAGTTCGCCGGCGGGATCATCATCGGATACCTGGCGTTCAGGATATCAATGTTCGTTTTCCATCATCTTAATTCGGAGAGCAGGGGCAACTATAATATTCTCATGCTGGGGTGCATTCTCTTTGCCTACGGAATTTCCGACGCGCTTAAGGCGAACGGAATCATCGCTGTTTTCTTCATGGGATACTGGCTCGGCAACGCGAACTTCCCGGCGAAGCGCAGCGTGAGCGGTTTTCTCGAAAGCATTGCCGCCATGTTCAATATTGCGCTTTTCATCATGCTCGGGCTTCTTGCCTTTCCCCATCGCTTCGCCGCGGTCTGGAAGGAAGCGCTCATCATTGTCGCGGTCATGATGTTCGTAGCCCGCCCGTTCGCGCTTTTTATTTCGACCATACCGTTCAAATATTCCGCTAAGGAAAAAGTTTTTCTCATGTGGGGCGGCATAAAGGGTGCGGTTCCTATCGTTCTCGCGACCTATCCTCTCGCGTCCGGGCTCGATTCGTCCGGCTTCATTTTCGACGTCATTTTTTTTGCCGTATTTCTTTCCTGCATCATCCAGGGAACTACGCTCGGATTGCTGGCAAAGGCGTTTTCGTTCACTGAACGCAGAAGGCTCGAGTCCCCGCACACGATAGAATTGCATTCCCTGCGTTCGAGCAATGTCGAAATGGCGGAAGTACGAGTTGATGAAAACTCCCCCTGTATCGACCGCCCTATTTCGGAGATGAATCTCGACAAGGATCTGCTCATCAGCTCCATCGTCCGCGACGGCCAGATAGTTCTCCCGAAGGGAAGCACTGTCGTCAAAGCGAACGACATCTTGTACGTTCTCGCTCCCTCTGCCAAAGTGAACGAGCTCGCCGTTAAGCTGAACGGCGTTTGA
- the leuD gene encoding 3-isopropylmalate dehydratase small subunit: protein MNLDTKIATVTGRAISLRGDEIDTDRIIPARFLRCVTFDGLGEQAFRDERFNADGAEKKHPMNESSRAGAGILAVNRNFGCGSSREHAPQALARWGIRAIIGESFADIFAGNCAAIGVPAVTAAASDVAALQSAIEADPKLEISVNLASMTVSYGSSSFPVSMPPSHRSNFLSGSWDTLAELLSHRDEIGRTASRIPYLNQAGGPG from the coding sequence ATGAATCTGGATACAAAGATAGCAACAGTCACCGGCCGCGCCATATCCCTGCGCGGCGACGAGATCGATACCGACCGAATCATACCCGCCCGTTTTCTGCGCTGCGTGACGTTCGACGGCTTGGGCGAACAGGCTTTCAGAGACGAGCGGTTCAATGCCGACGGCGCTGAAAAAAAGCATCCCATGAACGAAAGCTCCCGCGCGGGAGCCGGAATACTCGCGGTCAACCGAAATTTCGGCTGCGGTTCCTCCCGGGAGCACGCTCCGCAGGCTCTTGCCCGCTGGGGAATCCGGGCGATTATCGGGGAATCCTTTGCCGATATTTTTGCCGGAAATTGCGCAGCAATCGGCGTGCCGGCGGTAACGGCGGCGGCTTCCGACGTCGCGGCTCTCCAGTCGGCGATCGAAGCCGACCCGAAGCTCGAGATCTCCGTAAATCTCGCTTCCATGACCGTGTCCTACGGTTCGTCGTCTTTTCCGGTTTCGATGCCCCCCTCGCACCGCAGCAATTTTCTTTCGGGAAGCTGGGACACCCTCGCTGAACTGCTTTCGCACAGGGATGAGATCGGACGGACCGCCTCCCGCATACCGTATTTGAATCAGGCGGGAGGTCCCGGATGA
- the ilvN gene encoding acetolactate synthase small subunit: MNRQEEQHSISLLVSNRPGVLIRIAEVFARRGYNLDSVVVSPTHRPAFSRMNIVASGDREILAQVIRQLDKLVDVVHAADHTGEEIIEGEIAFFKVDCPVEKRTELMQLAEHFTARSVDLTADSITFEATGKSAKLNAFQLMLEQYGILESVRSGKLLMARGRSDT; encoded by the coding sequence ATGAATCGCCAAGAAGAACAACACAGCATCAGCCTGCTGGTGTCGAATCGTCCCGGAGTCCTGATACGCATCGCCGAGGTCTTCGCCCGGCGCGGCTACAATCTGGATTCCGTCGTGGTTTCCCCGACTCATCGCCCGGCTTTCAGCCGCATGAACATCGTCGCCTCGGGCGATCGGGAAATTCTCGCACAGGTCATCCGGCAGCTCGACAAGCTCGTCGACGTAGTCCACGCGGCCGATCATACCGGGGAAGAAATCATCGAAGGCGAAATAGCCTTCTTCAAGGTGGATTGTCCGGTAGAGAAAAGAACCGAACTGATGCAGCTCGCCGAACACTTTACTGCGCGCAGCGTGGATTTGACGGCCGATTCAATTACCTTCGAAGCCACCGGAAAATCGGCGAAGCTCAACGCCTTCCAGCTGATGCTCGAACAATACGGCATACTCGAGAGCGTGCGAAGCGGAAAGCTTCTGATGGCCCGCGGGCGGAGCGACACATGA
- the ilvD gene encoding dihydroxy-acid dehydratase, whose amino-acid sequence MPSLRSDVTTKGRIMAGARALWRANGMQAAHMGKPVIAIANSFTQFVPGHVHLHDVGQKVKAIIEARGFFAAEFNTIAIDDGIAMGHSGMLYSLPSRDLIADSVEYMVNAHTADALICISNCDKITPGMLMAAMRLNIPTIFVSGGPMEAGHSGGRALDLIDAMVSAADERIGDAEVAAVEESACPTCGCCSGMFTANSMNCLNEALGLALPGNGTVLATHAERARLFERGAERICDLAEEYYRTGNERLLPRGIATRAAFMNAMSLDIAMGGSTNTVLHLLAIAREAEVDFTMKDIDHLSRKVPCLSKVAPNSHYHIEDVHRAGGIMGILAELDRGGLLDASVSRVDYPSLKEALRDYDLIAGSNPAAREFYKAAPAGKFNLVLGSQDSRYAELDTDRSGGCIRDIAHAYYADGGLAVLSGNIAERGSIVKTAGVDPSVFSFRGPAVVFESQEDAVGGILSGKVQAGDVVVIRYEGPKGGPGMQEMLYPTSYLKSRGLGKACALITDGRFSGGTSGLSIGHVSPEAAAGGDIALIRDGDLIDISIPDRRLAVMVDSEELAKRRTEEKSRGSAAFTPVSRDRTVSRALQAYALFAQSADQGAVRRLPGES is encoded by the coding sequence ATGCCATCATTACGATCGGACGTCACCACAAAAGGACGCATAATGGCCGGAGCCCGCGCCTTATGGCGGGCAAACGGCATGCAGGCCGCTCATATGGGCAAGCCCGTCATCGCGATTGCGAACAGCTTTACCCAGTTCGTTCCCGGCCATGTGCATCTGCACGACGTCGGCCAGAAAGTGAAAGCGATCATCGAAGCGCGCGGTTTTTTCGCGGCCGAGTTCAATACTATCGCCATAGACGACGGAATCGCGATGGGCCATTCCGGCATGCTCTACAGCCTCCCTTCGCGGGATTTGATCGCCGACAGCGTCGAGTACATGGTTAACGCGCATACGGCCGACGCCCTGATCTGCATATCGAATTGCGATAAAATCACTCCCGGCATGCTGATGGCCGCCATGCGCCTGAACATACCGACCATTTTCGTTTCAGGCGGTCCGATGGAAGCCGGCCATTCGGGCGGCCGGGCTCTGGACCTCATCGACGCGATGGTGTCGGCCGCGGACGAACGCATCGGCGACGCCGAGGTCGCGGCTGTCGAAGAAAGCGCATGCCCTACCTGCGGCTGCTGTTCGGGCATGTTCACGGCCAATTCCATGAACTGCCTCAATGAAGCGCTCGGCCTTGCGCTGCCGGGCAACGGAACGGTTTTGGCTACCCACGCGGAGCGCGCGCGGCTGTTCGAACGCGGGGCCGAGCGTATTTGCGATCTGGCCGAGGAATACTACAGAACCGGAAACGAGCGGCTTCTTCCCCGGGGCATCGCGACCCGGGCGGCTTTCATGAACGCGATGAGCCTGGATATCGCGATGGGCGGCAGCACCAATACGGTTCTGCATCTCCTTGCGATAGCCCGCGAAGCCGAAGTCGATTTCACGATGAAAGACATCGACCATCTTTCCCGAAAAGTACCCTGTTTGAGCAAGGTCGCGCCGAACTCTCACTATCATATCGAAGACGTTCATCGCGCCGGCGGCATCATGGGCATACTGGCGGAGCTGGATCGGGGCGGTCTCCTCGATGCCTCCGTTTCGCGCGTAGACTATCCGTCGCTCAAGGAAGCGCTCCGTGACTATGATCTGATCGCGGGCTCCAATCCCGCCGCCCGCGAATTTTACAAGGCAGCGCCTGCGGGGAAGTTCAATCTCGTTCTGGGCAGCCAGGATTCGCGCTATGCGGAACTTGATACCGACCGTTCAGGCGGTTGCATCCGCGATATCGCGCATGCGTATTACGCGGACGGCGGTTTGGCCGTGTTGTCGGGAAACATCGCCGAGCGCGGCTCGATCGTGAAGACAGCGGGTGTGGATCCGTCGGTATTCTCGTTCAGAGGCCCTGCCGTTGTGTTCGAAAGCCAGGAAGACGCCGTGGGCGGAATTCTCTCCGGCAAGGTGCAGGCGGGGGACGTCGTCGTCATCCGCTACGAAGGGCCGAAAGGCGGGCCGGGGATGCAGGAGATGCTGTATCCCACGAGCTACCTGAAAAGCCGCGGCCTCGGGAAAGCCTGCGCCCTCATAACGGACGGCCGCTTCTCAGGCGGAACCTCCGGCCTTTCCATCGGCCACGTGAGTCCGGAAGCCGCAGCCGGCGGAGACATCGCCCTCATCCGTGACGGCGACCTCATTGATATTTCGATTCCCGATCGGCGCCTTGCAGTTATGGTCGACTCCGAAGAGCTTGCGAAGCGCAGAACGGAAGAGAAATCGCGGGGATCTGCCGCTTTTACCCCGGTCTCCCGCGATCGGACAGTCAGCCGCGCCTTGCAGGCGTACGCCCTGTTCGCTCAAAGCGCCGACCAGGGCGCGGTCAGGCGCCTTCCCGGAGAGTCGTAA
- a CDS encoding glycoside hydrolase family 5 protein, with amino-acid sequence MHVPDNKKFLAAAFAAFVLFVLVIASSCSSNQPALGDSIPPEPSYPETPGDPLPGDFSLSAREFVSGLGTGWNLGNTLDAYGTTGLASETSWGQPRTTQDMMKNLKASGIDLVRIPVSWHNHADEAFTIDPEWMARVKTVVDYALAEDLRVIINIHHDNEKEYYFPDAEHAERSLAFVTRVWKQIALTFRNYDENLIFELLNEPRLVGYANEWGWSDSDSALTKAASIIGELEQSALDVVRASGSNNKNRYVMITPYVASPWAALSSRFVVPEDSAEDKLILSVHAYTPYSFAMEDPGEKIFTDKHRSDIDTFMANLNDSFTAKRGIPVIIGEYGATNKNNLAARVEWFSYYVGKAASYGMPVVLWDNGNHQVPSSGSFSELYGFYNRVGGSWYSPEILEAILGAL; translated from the coding sequence ATGCATGTGCCGGACAATAAGAAATTTCTAGCGGCGGCCTTCGCGGCTTTTGTGCTTTTTGTTTTAGTCATTGCTTCATCCTGTTCGTCGAACCAGCCGGCGCTAGGAGATTCGATTCCCCCTGAGCCTTCATATCCGGAAACTCCCGGCGATCCCCTTCCTGGGGATTTCAGCCTGTCCGCCCGCGAATTCGTATCCGGACTCGGAACCGGCTGGAACCTGGGCAATACCCTGGACGCCTACGGCACAACCGGCCTTGCGAGCGAAACTTCGTGGGGCCAACCGCGTACGACTCAGGATATGATGAAAAACCTCAAGGCTTCCGGCATCGATCTCGTCAGAATTCCCGTATCCTGGCACAACCATGCAGACGAGGCCTTCACCATCGATCCTGAATGGATGGCGCGGGTAAAAACCGTGGTAGACTACGCGCTTGCCGAGGATCTTCGGGTCATCATCAACATTCATCACGATAACGAAAAAGAATATTACTTTCCCGACGCCGAACACGCAGAGCGTTCGCTCGCTTTCGTAACGCGCGTGTGGAAGCAAATCGCGCTTACGTTCCGCAATTACGATGAAAACCTGATATTCGAACTTTTAAATGAGCCCCGCCTCGTGGGCTACGCGAACGAATGGGGCTGGAGCGATTCCGATTCTGCATTGACGAAAGCCGCTTCTATAATCGGGGAACTCGAACAGAGCGCCCTGGACGTCGTCCGCGCTTCCGGAAGCAATAACAAAAATCGATACGTGATGATCACTCCCTACGTCGCATCTCCCTGGGCCGCGCTTTCATCCCGTTTCGTCGTTCCCGAGGATTCGGCGGAAGACAAGCTCATCCTTTCCGTTCACGCATATACTCCCTACAGCTTCGCGATGGAAGATCCCGGCGAGAAAATCTTCACTGATAAGCACCGCTCCGATATCGACACTTTCATGGCTAATCTCAATGATTCGTTTACGGCGAAGCGCGGGATTCCGGTCATCATCGGTGAATACGGCGCGACGAACAAGAACAACCTCGCCGCCCGGGTCGAGTGGTTCTCGTATTATGTCGGGAAGGCCGCAAGCTACGGCATGCCCGTCGTGCTGTGGGACAACGGAAATCACCAGGTTCCCTCCTCCGGCTCCTTCTCCGAGCTCTACGGCTTCTACAACCGCGTCGGGGGCTCCTGGTATTCCCCCGAGATTCTCGAAGCGATACTGGGGGCGTTGTAA